CAGGGTGCGGGCCAGGTCCGCTTCCTCGGGGAAGGCGGGCGGCTCGGACAGGTTGTTCGAGGGGAGGTAGGACAGAAGGGTTTTGACGTATTCGATGGCGTCTTTTTCGTCGCCGGCCATGTGGTGCGCGACGCCGGAGTTGGTGTTGTGGGTGCGGGCTCCGCCGAGTTCTTCGAAGCCGACGTCTTCGCCGGTGACGGTCTTGATGACGTCGGGGCCGGTGATGAACATGTGGGAGGTCTGGTCGACCATGACGGTGAAGTCGGTGATGGCGGGGGAGTAGACGGCGCCGCCCGCGCAGGGGCCGACGACGAGGCTGATCTGGGGGATGACGCCGGAGGCGTGGGTGTTGCGGCGGAAGATCTCGCCGTACATGCCGAGTGCCATGACGCCTTCCTGGATGCGGGCGCCGCCGGAGTCGTTGATGCCGATGACGGGGCAGCCCGTTTTGAGGGCGAAGTCCATCACCTTGATGATTTTCTGGCCGTAGACCTCGCCGAGGGCTCCGCCGAAGACGGTGAAGTCCTGGGAGAAGACGGCTACCGGGCGGTTTTCGACGGTGCCGTAGCCGGTGACGACGCCGTCGCCGTAGGGCTTGTTGTCGTCCAGGCCGAAGGCGGTGGAGCGGTGGCGGGCGAATTCGTCGAGTTCTACGAACGAGCCTTCGTCCAGGAGCAGTTCGATGCGTTCACGGGCCGTCAGTTTGCCCTTCGCGTGCTGCTTCTCCACCGCGCGCGCGGAGCCGGCGTGCGTGGCCTCTTCGATCCGGCGCTGCAGGTCCGCGAGCTTTCCCGCGGTCGTGTGGATGTCGATGTCGTTCACTGATTGCTCCACCGGGCTCACTGGTCATCGGAAGTATCGGATGGATCGCAAGGATCGGACGGATCGAAGGGGACAGGGAGGATCAGAACGTGTCGTGTGGGACATGAACGCCCCACACGTCGCGCAGGGCGTGGGAGACCTCGCCGACCGTGGCGCGCAGGCGCAGGGCCTCGCGCATCGGGGGCAGGACGTTGTCGGTGCCGCGCGCCGCGTCGCGCAGCGCTTCGAGAGCTCGCTCGACGGCTTCGTTGTCGCGATCCTTGCGCAGGGCCGCGAGGCGTTCGCACTGGTCGATCTCGATCTGGGGGTCGACCCGCAGCGGCTCGTACGGTTCTTCCTCGTCGAGGGCGTACTTGTTGACGCCGACCACGGTGCGTTCCTGGTGGTCGATCTCCAGCGCGATCCGGTACGCGGACTTCTCGATCTCGGACTTCTGGAAGCCCTGCTCGATCGCCGCCACCGCGCCGCCGCGGTCCTCGACGGCCTGGATCAGCTCAAGGGCCGCCGCCTCGACATCG
The DNA window shown above is from Streptomyces sp. NBC_01445 and carries:
- a CDS encoding acyl-CoA carboxylase subunit beta, which gives rise to MNDIDIHTTAGKLADLQRRIEEATHAGSARAVEKQHAKGKLTARERIELLLDEGSFVELDEFARHRSTAFGLDDNKPYGDGVVTGYGTVENRPVAVFSQDFTVFGGALGEVYGQKIIKVMDFALKTGCPVIGINDSGGARIQEGVMALGMYGEIFRRNTHASGVIPQISLVVGPCAGGAVYSPAITDFTVMVDQTSHMFITGPDVIKTVTGEDVGFEELGGARTHNTNSGVAHHMAGDEKDAIEYVKTLLSYLPSNNLSEPPAFPEEADLARTLEDDELDTLVPDSANQPYDMHTVIEHVLDDAEFFETQPLFAPNILTGFGRVEGRPVGIVANQPMQFAGCLDIDASEKAARFVRTCDAFNVPVLTFVDVPGFLPGVDQEHTGIIRRGAKLIYAYAEATVPLITVITRKAFGGAYDVMGSKHLGADLNLAWPTSQIAVMGAQGAVNILHRRTIAAAPETEQEATRSRLIQEYEDTLLNPYTAAERGYIDAVIMPSDTRAHIVRGLRQLRTKRESLPPKKHGNIPL